A stretch of DNA from Vibrio gallaecicus:
ATATCATTTCGACTTAATAGTTGGTTGGGAGAATCCAGCATTAGCGTAAGCAAGTTATAGTCGGCACTAGAAAGAGATACCACCTCACCATCTTCATGTTTCAATTGTCGTTTAAGAGTGTCAAACGTCCAATCCATGAACTTTAATGTCCGTTCACCTTGGCTATGGCTAAACGTGGAACGCCTCAATAAAGCTTTAATTCTGGCTAGTAGCTCCCGAGGGTTAAATGACTTGGTAATATAATCATCAGCTCCAATTTCTAACCCAGCGATTCGATCAGCATCGTCGGTTACTGCGGTTAGCATAATGATTGGAACTTGAGATTGAAGACGTAGTTTTTGACATAAAGTTAACCCATCATCTCCGGGCAGCATAATATCTAGAATAATAAGATCTGGAGTGACGGTTTCGAGCTTCTTCCACATTTCATTGCCTTCAAGCGCTGTGATAACCGTAAAGCTAGACCGCTCTAGATATTCACTAAGAGCGTCGAGAATGTCCTGACTATCATCAACGACCAGGATAATCTTATTTGTCATTGCCAAGCCTTTTATATGAAAAAAGTGCATCAACATTCTCTTACTTCATTATATCTTTCAAGGGTGTTAGTGATGAAATGCGCTCAAACTCCTCAATGTAAGTTACTCGTTACAAATGATTCGATAGAGATGCAAATTATCGGCGAGACCAGAAAGGCATAAGCAAACCTCCATCTAAAACATAAGATTTATTATCAAAATAAATAAAGTGATACAGCTCGACAAACAAGATTTATAAATCTAGCGAGTAACATGGCTATTGTGCAATTATATTGAGAATGAGTTTACCTAATCCTACGGCTGTTTCTAACCTAGTTTTCTCAACCCAAGGAAAGGTTATGTCTGGATTCCCAGCAACTCATTGTTGTAAAAAGTGTAATGAAGAAACACCACATAGTGAAGTTCTTGTTCGCCAAACAAGCAGCTATGATACCGACAAAACTTTGTTAGGCAGAATTAAGCTGTTTGCTAACTCCATTATCAATGGTGGTCACTACTACAATATGGATCGTTACGTTGAATGTAAGGTCTGTGGAACTAGAGAGATCGATAATTGGGGAAAGGAATTCGAATAACTAATGTTTCTAAACACCAAATAAAAAACCGAGCCTATGGCTCGGTTTTTTTCTGTTCATATTACCGCTGTTTATTAAGCTAGAAGCTCTTTTGCAGTGCTCACTACGTTTTCAGTAGTGAAACCGAACATCTTGAATAGCTCACCTGCTGGTGCAGATTCGCCAAACGTTGTCATACCGATGATCTTGCCACCGAAGCCAACGTACTTGTACCAGAAATCAGCGATGCCAGCTTCTACAGCGATACGAGCTGTAACGTCAGATGGCAGTACAGACTCACGGTACTCAGCGTCTTGCTTATCGAACGCGTCAGTTGCAGGCATAGATACTACGCGTACCGCTTTACCTTCAGCTGTAAGTTCAGCAGCAGCGCTAACCGCTAGCTCAACTTCAGAACCTGTAGCGATGATGATTAGCTCTGGCTTACCAGCACAATCTTTCAGGATGTAACCACCCTTAGCAATGTTTGCTACTTGCTCAGCGTCACGGTCTTGTTGTGCAAGGTTTTGACGAGAGAAGATAAGTGCAGAAGGACCATCTTTGCGTTCGATTGCTAGTTTCCAAGCAACAGCAGACTCAACTTGGTCACATGGGCGCCATGTGCTCATGTTTGGAGTCAGACGTAGAGATGCGATCTGCTCAACCGGTTGGTGAGTAGGACCATCTTCGCCAAGACCGATAGAGTCATGCGTGTAAACTTGAATGTTCTGAACTTTCATCAGAGCAGCCATACGCATCGCGTTACGAGCGTATTCCATGAACATTAGGAACGTTGCGCCGTATGGTACGAAACCACCGTGCAGAGCGATACCGTTCATGATAGCCGTCATACCGAACTCACGTACACCGTAGTGGATGTAGTTACCAGAGAAGTCATTTGCTTCAAGAGACTTAGAACCAGACCACATAGTCAAGTTAGAAGGCGCAAGGTCAGCAGACCCGCCCATGAATTCAGGTAGCATAGCACCAAACGCTTCTAGAGCATTTTGAGATGCTTTACGTGATGCGATGTTAGCTGGGTTAGCTTGAAGATCAGCAATGATTGCGTTTGCTTTCTCTTCCCATTCAGCTGGAAGATCGCCGTTAGTACGACGTTTGAATTCAGCTGCTAGCTCAGGGTGAGCCGCTGCGTAGGCATCAAACTTCACGTTCCACGCCGCTTCTTTTGCTGCGCCCGCTTCTTTCGCATCCCATTCAGCTGCGATGTCAGCTGGGATTTCGAAAGGACCGTGTTCCCAACCAAGCGCTGCTTTAGTTGCTGTAATTTCATCAGCACCGAGTGGAGCACCGTGACAGTCGTGCGTACCCGCTTTGTTTGGAGAACCAAAACCAATGATAGTTTTAGTACAAATAAGTGTTGGACGAGGATCCGCTTTAGCCGCTTCAATAGCCGCGTTGATCGCGTCAGCATCGTGACCGTCAACCGCTGGGATTACATGCCAGCCGTATGCTTCAAAACGCTTAGGTGTATCGTCAGAGAACCAGCCTTCCACTTCGCCATCGATTGAGATGCCGTTGTCATCCCAGAAAGCAACCAGCTTACCAAGACCTAACGTACCCGCTAGAGAGCATGCTTCGTGAGAGATACCTTCCATCAGACAACCATCACCCATGAATGCATAAGTGAAGTGATCGACGATGTCGTGACCTTCTTTGTTGAACTGTGCAGCAAGAGCTTTCTCAGCCATTGCCATACCAACAGCGTTAGTGATGCCTTGACCTAGAGGACCTGTCGTCGTCTCGATACCTGGTGCGTAACCGTACTCAGGGTGACCTGGAGTCTTAGAGTGTAGCTGACGGAAGTTCTTAAGATCTTCAATTGAAAGCTCGTAACCTGCTAGGTGAAGCAGAGAGTAAATCAACATTGAACCGTGACCATTTGAAAGAATAAAACGGTCGCGATCTGCCCACTCAGGGTTTGAAGGATTGTGGTTCAAATGACCACGCCAAAGTACTT
This window harbors:
- a CDS encoding response regulator encodes the protein MTNKIILVVDDSQDILDALSEYLERSSFTVITALEGNEMWKKLETVTPDLIILDIMLPGDDGLTLCQKLRLQSQVPIIMLTAVTDDADRIAGLEIGADDYITKSFNPRELLARIKALLRRSTFSHSQGERTLKFMDWTFDTLKRQLKHEDGEVVSLSSADYNLLTLMLDSPNQLLSRNDIAHALWGRDAEPLERGIDVQISRLRKQLRDEDRNTIMTVRHRGYMLVIDSHISRIQF
- the tkt gene encoding transketolase, with product MPSRKDLANAIRALSMDGVQQANSGHPGAPMGMADIAEVLWRGHLNHNPSNPEWADRDRFILSNGHGSMLIYSLLHLAGYELSIEDLKNFRQLHSKTPGHPEYGYAPGIETTTGPLGQGITNAVGMAMAEKALAAQFNKEGHDIVDHFTYAFMGDGCLMEGISHEACSLAGTLGLGKLVAFWDDNGISIDGEVEGWFSDDTPKRFEAYGWHVIPAVDGHDADAINAAIEAAKADPRPTLICTKTIIGFGSPNKAGTHDCHGAPLGADEITATKAALGWEHGPFEIPADIAAEWDAKEAGAAKEAAWNVKFDAYAAAHPELAAEFKRRTNGDLPAEWEEKANAIIADLQANPANIASRKASQNALEAFGAMLPEFMGGSADLAPSNLTMWSGSKSLEANDFSGNYIHYGVREFGMTAIMNGIALHGGFVPYGATFLMFMEYARNAMRMAALMKVQNIQVYTHDSIGLGEDGPTHQPVEQIASLRLTPNMSTWRPCDQVESAVAWKLAIERKDGPSALIFSRQNLAQQDRDAEQVANIAKGGYILKDCAGKPELIIIATGSEVELAVSAAAELTAEGKAVRVVSMPATDAFDKQDAEYRESVLPSDVTARIAVEAGIADFWYKYVGFGGKIIGMTTFGESAPAGELFKMFGFTTENVVSTAKELLA